The following is a genomic window from Sphingobacterium spiritivorum.
TTACTGTTGTAACTATGGATGTCATAGATAATAAAATATCCGTACTGCCGGATAGTCTCTTCTAACAGTAAGCCTATCTCGCTTAGTATGCTGTGATATGCGTTCTGCATTTTAAGAATCTGTTCTTCCTCAGGATGTATCTTCCATACCTGTAAGCCCCATGCCTGATCAGGATGCAGGTAAACAGCATTTTCCAGTGGACGATTAAGATCAACCTGAAAACGGGATGTATGTACTATAAACTGGCTGGTATCAATAGCTGTGAGCATGCCTGTGTAAGGATCTTCTTCACGCAGACGTTCTGAAGAGGAGAGTTGTATTAATCGCTGCAGATCGTCATGCACCACATGGCCATCATGTACAGCAAAGGCCCATACAGGCCCGTCTTTTTTCTTCAATGTATAAGCAATATCCATAAGCAGAGGTATTCGATGTGATGTACCTTATATTAACAATCAGGAAAGTAAATGGTTTGGCAGGTTGATGATTCCTTATCCCTGAAAATGGCTATTTATACTCTGTAAGGTGGATCTTGGATCGATGTTTGTTATTCATTTATGGCTGTTTCAAAACAGATTTTACAGCCCAAACTAAAATTTTTATATCTTTAACGGAAACACATTTTTATGTTAAGAAGAATTATAAGTTGTATTATACTTTTTGTCGTATCTCTTTCACTGACGGGGTGTCTGGATATCGTAGAAGAAATTGATTTAAAGTCCAATGGATCCGGAAGTATTCAGGCAACACTAAATCTGAGTAAAAGCAAGACAAAAGCATCTTCACTGATGATGCTTGACCAGGTCAATGGTATAAAGATTCCTTCCAAATCCAAGATTCAGACAGAGATCAATACCATCGTCAAACTATTAAAACAGACACCCGGTATCTCCAATGTCAGTTCAAAGGTCGATTTTACAAACTTTATTGCCTCTATTAAATGTGACTTTACCGATGTAAAGGCTTTGAATGCATTTACAACTACACTCTCTAATCATTTCAAGGTTAAAGTATCGGGGCATACAAGCTATGCGTTCGACTCTAATAAAAAAGCATTTACACGTAATTACAAGTTCTCTCCGGAAGGAAAGAAGGAATTTGGAAAGCTGAATGCTGAAAATCAAAACGCATTTAAGGATGCCTATTATACCAGTATCTACAGGTTTACCGATCCGGTGAAAAATCAGGAAAATACCAACGCTAAAGTATCACCAAATAAAAAAGCTGTGATGCTTAAGACGGGAATCGTAAATCTGATCAACGGACAGATAGATTTGTCCAACCGAATACAATTGAATTAATACTACTATTTTTTTAGTAAAAACCCAATATTAATATATGAATATGAAATTTTTGCTTACAGTATTGACGACTGCTGCTGTCTCTGTAGGCGCTTATGCACAGGATCTGGTTCGTAAAATACCTGCTGATGCCAATCTGGTTGTTACTCTTGATACAAAGAAATTCTTTTCTTTGGCCAATCCTCAGGACTTTAATGAAACACTGCGAAAAGCAGGATTTTTCAGAAAGATGGATGAAAGCAATTTTAGAAATGTAAAGAACATCGAAGATCTTGGAATAAATCTTTCTTCTCAGGCTTATATTTATAACCTTAAGAACGATAGTATCAACTATATAGGTGCATTGATTCCATTGGCGGACGCCCAAAAATTCAGTGCTATGATCCCTGCGCATAAAAAGATCGAGATGGTAGATGGAATGCAGACATTCTATTCTAAAGATCGCGAAACACGTGTGAGCTGGGACAACAATACGTTGTATATGCTGACAGGAATCATTACAGATGAGTACTTTCAGCAAGATAGTATTGCAGAACGCTATGGTTTACAAAGCAGGGGACTGAGTCATCTGTATGATGATGTGGAGGTAGATTCTGCAATGGCAGATACTACTTATGCTGATATGTATGATGATATGGAAGTAGATACTGTAATGGCAGAAGAGGTGCCGGAAGTAGAAGCCATAGAGCTCACGGAAGAAAAAACGCTGGCTGTCCCTGTATCTCCGCCTAAAGCTCCTGAAGTCATCGCAGTTCCGGAGATAGAAACACCACCAACCGGTGTTCCCGAAATCGTAATGGATGTACCTTATGATGACAGTGAAGAGGACGATGAGGATCAAACGGATTATTATAAAATGGTTGTACATGATGATTCCATCAAAAGTGCCATTGTAACTCAGGCGATGAATCAAAGATTATCCACCATTATTAGTGCTCAGGGAGCGAATAACTTTTCCAATACCGGATTTGCAAAGCGTCTGAATTCAAATGCAATTGCTAATATCTGGGTTAAGAGTGTGCAAGG
Proteins encoded in this region:
- a CDS encoding N-formylglutamate amidohydrolase; translated protein: MDIAYTLKKKDGPVWAFAVHDGHVVHDDLQRLIQLSSSERLREEDPYTGMLTAIDTSQFIVHTSRFQVDLNRPLENAVYLHPDQAWGLQVWKIHPEEEQILKMQNAYHSILSEIGLLLEETIRQYGYFIIYDIHSYNSKRSGPDEITDTLTNPQINVGTIHNDPKWRPFINTFISYIETQKIDGQQIDIRENVKFSGGNLSKWINERYGAYGCVLSIEFRKDFMNEWTGELYPERLEELRQLLERSVALMVPDQIS